One Capsicum annuum cultivar UCD-10X-F1 chromosome 2, UCD10Xv1.1, whole genome shotgun sequence genomic window carries:
- the LOC124896189 gene encoding transcription initiation factor TFIID subunit 11-like — protein sequence MDSAQSASVVEGETNSASQPSQLNEIDIWVQFAGGKKKGRVKGLGSLGQSVKTSKKSTSTLSKEIDEMIKSQVDALNVDLYSQLQNERHKNKRIRKELDLLMKHVYKKSSSNDERPSQKDNQAYEDKSDDDSNDVNESDSNSDNVNESDSDPDG from the exons ATGGATT CTGCTCAAAGTGCATCAGTTGTGGAAGGAGAAACTAATTCAGCTAGTCAGCCTTCTCAGTTAAATGAAATAGATATCTGGGTGCAATTTGCTGgtggaaagaaaaaaggaagagtCAAAGGTCTTGGCTCCCTGGGTCAAAGTGTAAAGACATCTAAGAAATCAACATCAACTTTGTCAAAAGAAATTGATGAGATGATTAAGTCTCAGGTTGATGCTTTAAATGTTGATTTGTATTCTCAGTTGCAGAATGAGCGACACAAAAATAAGAGGATAAGAAAGGAATTGGACTTGTTGATGAAGCATGTATATAAGAAATCATCATCAAATGATGAACGCCCATCTCAAAAAGACAATCAAGCTTATGAAGATAAAAGTGATGATGACTCTAACGAcgtgaatgaaagtgattctAATTCTGATAAcgtgaatgaaagtgattctGACCCAGATGGTTAG